Proteins co-encoded in one Waddlia chondrophila WSU 86-1044 genomic window:
- the hemG gene encoding protoporphyrinogen oxidase, whose protein sequence is MKHFVILGAGISGLSLGWFLKRRYGSKIQLTILEQSDRPGGLIRTDFVEGSLFEQGPRSLRTRGNGLETLKLIEKLQLQSQVIAANPKAKKRYLWTGGKLRKLPTGPLSFLTSPLTRTLPWVMLREMFRKKSVLPDESIASFITRRFGSRVSEKLFDPLTTGIFAGDINKLSIRSCFPDFYQWEKQYGSVCKGMVRRRRCAKRAGTPFLEHYSRVPLFSFKEGMETLPCALAEVLAPHLRCNTAVVSLRSCADRLEIGLADGNTLTADHVFSTLPAAKLAPLFENRHRELSTLLMSISGSSVAVVQLAYFRKVLRKEGFGYLVPSSERESILGCVFDSSVFPQQNQIPEETRLTVMIGGMRAPDLVNQSEKHLKSLAVKSLESHLGIGTEPDTASVKIVRSAIPQYFVGHMEKVERIGTILARIYPRMTLAGNHFSGVSVNDCIANSKRIVERMAKFFSV, encoded by the coding sequence AGGCGCTATGGAAGCAAAATCCAGCTGACGATTCTCGAACAATCCGATCGTCCTGGCGGCCTCATCCGCACTGATTTTGTGGAAGGAAGTTTATTTGAACAGGGACCCCGAAGTTTGAGGACCAGAGGAAACGGATTGGAAACATTGAAGTTGATCGAGAAACTTCAGTTGCAATCGCAAGTGATTGCTGCCAATCCCAAAGCGAAAAAACGGTATCTTTGGACAGGCGGCAAATTAAGGAAGCTTCCAACAGGCCCTCTCTCCTTTTTGACCTCTCCTTTAACTCGGACTCTCCCTTGGGTAATGCTGCGGGAGATGTTTAGAAAAAAGAGCGTTTTGCCTGATGAATCCATTGCTTCATTTATCACCAGACGGTTTGGCAGCCGAGTTTCAGAAAAACTTTTCGACCCGTTGACAACAGGAATTTTTGCGGGCGACATCAATAAACTTTCCATCCGTTCTTGCTTTCCCGATTTCTACCAATGGGAAAAGCAGTACGGTTCGGTATGCAAAGGAATGGTTCGGAGAAGGCGGTGCGCAAAGAGGGCGGGAACTCCATTTTTGGAACACTACTCGCGCGTTCCCCTTTTTTCCTTCAAAGAGGGAATGGAAACGCTCCCTTGCGCTTTAGCAGAAGTATTGGCGCCTCACTTGCGTTGCAATACTGCTGTCGTTTCACTACGTTCTTGTGCCGATCGTTTAGAAATTGGATTGGCAGATGGAAATACGTTGACAGCAGATCATGTGTTTTCCACGCTGCCGGCAGCTAAGCTTGCTCCACTTTTTGAGAATCGGCATCGTGAACTTTCTACGCTTTTAATGAGTATTTCCGGCTCCTCTGTTGCAGTCGTGCAGTTGGCCTACTTCCGCAAAGTGCTGCGCAAAGAGGGATTCGGATATCTTGTGCCGTCATCGGAACGCGAGTCGATTTTAGGCTGTGTCTTTGACTCTTCCGTTTTTCCGCAGCAAAATCAGATTCCTGAGGAAACCCGTTTAACAGTGATGATTGGAGGCATGCGCGCCCCCGATCTCGTTAATCAGTCGGAAAAACATCTTAAATCACTTGCTGTGAAATCTTTAGAAAGTCATCTTGGAATCGGTACGGAACCGGACACCGCATCGGTAAAAATTGTCCGGTCGGCGATTCCTCAATATTTTGTCGGGCACATGGAAAAAGTCGAGAGAATTGGCACAATACTTGCGCGTATTTATCCGCGCATGACTTTAGCCGGCAATCATTTCTCTGGTGTATCGGTGAATGATTGCATTGCTAACAGCAAACGCATTGTAGAGAGAATGGCAAAATTTTTCTCTGTGTAG
- a CDS encoding ATP-dependent Clp protease ATP-binding subunit, translating into MFDKFTNRAKQVIKLAKKEAQRLNHNYLGTEHVLLGLLKLGQGVAVNVLRNLNIDFETVRSEVEKLVGFGPEIQVYGDPALTGKVKKVFEYANDEAANLNHNYVGTEHLLLGLLKQTDGVAAQVLENLNVNLNEVRKEVLKELETFNLQLPPIGQQPPPPGQQGQGPAGIGPGGRPFEKGVSSSDKMPALRAYGYDLTEMTREGEMDPVIGRIEEVERLILILCRRRKNNPVLIGEAGVGKTAIVEGLAQAIVRGDVPDNLRNKRLITLDLALMIAGTKYRGQFEERIKAVMEEIRKNGNVLLFIDELHTIVGAGAAEGAIDASNILKPALSRGEIQCIGATTIDEYRKHIEKDAALERRFQKVMVAPASVDETYEILKGLKGKYEEHHKCVYTPESLKAAAVLSDRYLHGRFLPDKAIDLLDEAGAKMRISMMNQPQEINRIESDIEEVRIAKEEAIGKQEYEKAAGLRDQEKMLREQLQKIRAEWEVNKEEHQVVVEDDDIAAVVARQTGVPLNRLTEGETEKVLHMEELLTQGLVGQDDAVKTICRAIRRSRAQIKDPNRPIGAFMFLGPTGVGKTLLARLIATHLFGGEDALIQVDMSEYMEKFAVSRMTGSPPGYVGHEEGGQLTEQVRQRPYSVVLFDEIEKAHPDVMDLLLQILEDGRLTDSFGRKVDFRNTVIIMTSNLGADLIKKSTEVGFAATNGAMDYDHIKEKIEGAVQKHFKPEFINRLNDMVIFHPLDREHLIEVIDLEIAKLQKRLEEREVFIHLDESAKDFLVDKGFQPEMGARPLRRTIEQYLEDPLAEILLAHPHDGRRCLVTVEDKALKFVDEEIFPYSKSKKHKKDQKDKGNEAGSEEGRKQVEESEAGKS; encoded by the coding sequence ATGTTTGATAAATTCACTAACCGTGCAAAGCAGGTGATCAAGCTTGCGAAGAAAGAAGCGCAGAGGCTAAATCACAATTACTTAGGTACAGAGCACGTTCTGTTAGGATTGCTAAAGTTGGGACAGGGTGTCGCTGTCAATGTCCTCCGCAATTTGAACATCGATTTTGAAACTGTGCGCAGTGAAGTGGAGAAGTTGGTTGGTTTCGGCCCCGAGATCCAGGTGTATGGCGATCCGGCTTTAACCGGCAAGGTGAAAAAGGTATTTGAGTATGCCAACGACGAAGCTGCTAATCTGAATCACAACTACGTGGGGACAGAGCATCTGCTTTTAGGCTTGTTGAAACAGACTGATGGCGTTGCCGCGCAAGTTCTGGAAAATCTCAATGTCAACTTGAACGAGGTACGCAAAGAAGTGTTGAAAGAGCTTGAAACGTTCAATTTGCAGTTGCCGCCGATTGGTCAGCAGCCTCCTCCTCCCGGCCAGCAAGGTCAAGGACCTGCCGGAATTGGGCCTGGAGGACGTCCATTCGAAAAAGGGGTAAGTTCTTCAGACAAGATGCCTGCGTTGAGGGCTTATGGATATGATTTGACGGAGATGACTCGGGAAGGGGAGATGGATCCTGTGATCGGAAGGATCGAAGAAGTTGAACGCTTGATTTTAATTCTCTGCCGCCGAAGAAAAAATAATCCTGTATTGATTGGAGAGGCTGGAGTCGGAAAAACAGCGATTGTGGAAGGATTGGCCCAGGCGATTGTGAGAGGGGATGTACCGGATAACCTGAGGAACAAACGCTTGATCACCCTTGATTTGGCATTGATGATTGCCGGAACGAAATACCGCGGCCAGTTCGAAGAGCGGATCAAGGCTGTGATGGAAGAGATCCGAAAAAATGGAAATGTTCTGCTCTTTATCGACGAACTTCACACAATCGTGGGAGCAGGTGCTGCGGAGGGGGCGATCGATGCTTCCAACATCTTAAAGCCGGCGCTTTCCCGAGGGGAAATCCAGTGTATTGGTGCGACAACGATAGACGAATACCGAAAACATATTGAAAAAGATGCTGCGCTGGAGAGGCGATTTCAAAAAGTGATGGTAGCTCCAGCTTCTGTCGATGAGACTTATGAGATTCTCAAAGGGTTAAAGGGGAAGTATGAAGAGCATCACAAGTGTGTGTATACGCCGGAATCTTTGAAGGCTGCTGCAGTGTTGTCCGATCGGTATCTTCATGGGCGCTTTCTTCCCGACAAAGCGATCGATCTTTTGGACGAGGCGGGGGCTAAGATGCGCATTTCCATGATGAATCAGCCGCAAGAGATCAATAGGATCGAATCGGATATCGAAGAAGTGAGAATTGCCAAAGAGGAGGCGATCGGCAAGCAGGAGTACGAAAAAGCTGCCGGCCTGCGCGATCAGGAAAAGATGCTGAGAGAGCAGCTGCAGAAGATTCGTGCAGAGTGGGAAGTGAATAAGGAAGAGCATCAGGTTGTCGTCGAAGACGATGATATAGCGGCTGTCGTTGCTCGGCAAACAGGAGTGCCTCTCAATAGGTTGACGGAAGGGGAAACAGAAAAAGTGCTCCATATGGAGGAGTTGCTCACCCAAGGTTTAGTCGGACAGGATGATGCCGTCAAAACAATTTGCAGAGCGATCAGAAGGAGCCGTGCCCAGATTAAAGATCCCAACCGGCCAATCGGAGCATTTATGTTTCTCGGCCCTACCGGGGTAGGAAAAACGCTTCTTGCCCGGTTGATTGCTACGCATCTCTTTGGAGGCGAGGATGCTTTGATCCAGGTGGACATGTCTGAATACATGGAGAAGTTCGCTGTTAGTCGAATGACCGGATCGCCTCCGGGATATGTTGGTCATGAGGAAGGGGGGCAATTAACCGAGCAGGTGCGCCAGCGTCCTTATTCTGTCGTTTTGTTTGATGAGATTGAAAAAGCGCATCCTGATGTGATGGACCTGCTTCTACAAATTTTAGAGGATGGGCGGCTGACAGATTCTTTCGGAAGAAAAGTAGATTTTCGCAATACAGTGATCATCATGACCTCGAATCTCGGTGCGGATTTAATCAAAAAGAGCACCGAAGTGGGGTTTGCAGCGACAAACGGAGCAATGGATTACGATCATATCAAAGAGAAGATCGAAGGTGCTGTCCAAAAGCATTTCAAGCCTGAATTCATCAATCGTTTGAATGACATGGTCATTTTCCATCCACTGGATCGAGAACACCTGATTGAGGTGATCGATCTTGAAATTGCCAAGCTTCAAAAAAGGTTGGAAGAGAGGGAAGTCTTTATTCATCTTGATGAGAGTGCAAAGGATTTTCTTGTGGACAAAGGGTTTCAGCCGGAAATGGGCGCGCGTCCTTTGCGCAGGACAATTGAGCAGTATTTGGAAGATCCATTGGCAGAGATCCTGTTGGCTCATCCTCACGACGGCCGGCGTTGCCTGGTCACCGTTGAGGACAAAGCGCTTAAGTTTGTCGATGAAGAGATCTTTCCTTATTCCAAATCTAAAAAGCACAAGAAAGATCAAAAAGACAAGGGCAACGAAGCGGGATCCGAAGAGGGGAGAAAGCAGGTAGAAGAGTCAGAAGCCGGAAAATCTTAG